The Mangrovimonas cancribranchiae nucleotide sequence TGTAGTCTTCGCTAAAGATATCCAATGCTAATTTGGTAATCTCCACCACGTTTAAGGTTTCGTTTTTTTGTGCTGGCATTTTGGCAAAGTTTGAGAATGCCGAGGCTATCGAACTCATGGTGTCGATTTGCTGGATAAGTGTTTTGCTATATTCGTTTACTTTTTTATCAATATCCGGATCGTTGACATCAAACTTTCTTTGAAAACTCTGTACACTTAGTCGCATTGGCGTAAGTGGATTTTTAATCTCGTGAGCTACTTGTTTAGCCATTTCGCGCCATGCTTGTTCACGTTCACTTGTTGCCAATTTAACGGCACTTTCTTCAAGCTCGTCTATCATACTATTGTAAGCCTTTACCAGGTTTTCAATTTCTTCGCTAGACGATTCAACTTCTATTTTTTCGTTGCGTTTTTCAAGACGCGTGGCTTTCATTTTTTCGCTAATAGCTTTTAAAGACTTGGTAATGTATTTGGACAGCCAATAAGCCAAAGTTATGGCGAAAAATAACATAAATAAATATGCTAAGGCTAAGCGTTTTAAAAATTCATTAAGCTCGTTAGTAAAAAAGTCATCATCTTCTAAATATGGTAAATTTAAAATAGCTAGGGGTTTAAATTTTTGATCGGTGATGTATGAATACGAGGATTGAAAAACATGGCCTTCTTCAAAGTTCTTTTCAACATAACGCCGTTCTGAAGTTTGCGATAAATGATTTAAAATATTGGCATCCAAGCACGTTGTTGCTGTAGTATCTGGTGAAATAGATGCTTTTGAAGAAATAAGAAGTCCGCC carries:
- a CDS encoding ATP-binding protein codes for the protein MQLKKLSLRFRIFIAMILLVLVASILIAVVTIHQYREETKDYHQERLNRKERAIKRNIDFVIRETTYEVTTEKIPLIFKEEIYEIADVHNLQVKLYDLDGGLLISSKASISPDTTATTCLDANILNHLSQTSERRYVEKNFEEGHVFQSSYSYITDQKFKPLAILNLPYLEDDDFFTNELNEFLKRLALAYLFMLFFAITLAYWLSKYITKSLKAISEKMKATRLEKRNEKIEVESSSEEIENLVKAYNSMIDELEESAVKLATSEREQAWREMAKQVAHEIKNPLTPMRLSVQSFQRKFDVNDPDIDKKVNEYSKTLIQQIDTMSSIASAFSNFAKMPAQKNETLNVVEITKLALDIFSEDYIQFTSENELIEAKLDRTQLIRVVTNLVKNGTQAIPDEQDNKTILVNVSEGNQEVIITISDNGVGILEENKGKIFEPKFTTKSSGMGLGLAMVKNIVETYQGSITFTTEKNKGTTFKVVFPTE